A window of Deltaproteobacteria bacterium genomic DNA:
ATGGGCTTCATCGACTTCGCCGGTTCCACCGTGGTCCACTCCGTGGGCGGCTGGATGGCCCTGGCCGGCGCCCTGATCATCGGACCGCGCATCGGCAAATACAGCCCCGACGGCAAGGCCCGGGCCATTCCCGGACACAACATCCCCATGGCGGGCCTGGGCGTATTCATCCTCTGGTTCGGCTGGTTCGGCTTCAACCCCGGCTCCACCACGGCCGTCAACGGCTCCATCGGCTATATCGCCGTCAACACCAGTCTGGCCGCGTGCATGGGCACCCTGGGCGCCATGGTCTACGCCTGGATCAAGCACGGCAAGCCGGATACCTCCATGTCCCTGAACGGCGCCCTGGCTGGCTTGGTGGCCATCACCGCCGGTTGCTATGAAGTTTCCCCCGTCGGCTCCCTGTGCATTGGCCTCATGGCCGGCGTCCTGGTTGTCGCGTCCATCGAATTCATCGATCAGGTTCTCAAAATCGATGATCCGGTCGGTGCGTCCTCGGTCCACGGCGTGTGTGGCATGTTCGGCACGATCATGGTCGGCCTCTTCGCCGCCCCCGGTTATGGCTCCAGCGTTGGCCTGCTCTATGGCGGTGGCGCCGGCCTTCTGACCACCCAGATCATCGGCGCGACCGCTGTCTTTGCCTGGGCTTTCGGCACCGGTTTGGCCCTCTTTGGCCTCCTGAAGGTCACCATGGGCGTGCGCGCCAGCCAGGAAGAGGAACTCAAGGGCCTGGATATCACCGAACACGGCATGGAATCCTACAACGGCTTCCAAATCTTCACCAACGAATAAGGGAGGGTCACCATGAAACTCGTCATCGCCTATATCCGCCCGGAGAGCCTCAACGCCGTCAAGCAGGAGCTCTACAGCAAAAAGATCTACAACATGTCCGTGACCAACGTCCTGGGCAGCGGCCGCCAGAAAGGCTTCACCGAAACCTATCGCGGCGTGGTCCTAGAAGTGAATCTGCTCAAGAAAGTACGTCTGGAAATCGGGGTCAACGACGATTTTGTCGAACCGGCCGTGGAGGCCATCAGCGCCGGCGCGCGGACCGGCAAGGAAGGAGACGGCGTGATCTTTGTCCTGGAATGCGCGGCCGCCATCCGCATCCGCACCCAGGAAACCGGCCCGGCCGCCATGGGTTGACGGTTGGAATCCAGCACCACGTATCAAGGGAGGCTCGGGCCTCCCTTTTTTATTGCAGGCAGGCGAAACCGCCGCCGGACCAGGGGCACGAGCCGCAGGGCACGACCCGGCCATAGCAATCCCTCTCGAAGGCATGGGGATAGCCCTGGACGTAGTCGCAGGGGGCCACGCTGCAGTCCGCGCACCGGGCGTATTCCTCGCTTCTGGCCTCGGTCCGAAAACGGACAAAGGCGTCCGAATTCCAGACCGCCAGGGGATCGTCGACCGGAACCCGGCCAAAAGCGAACTGCCGAACGCGGATCTCGGCCCCGAGCAGCCAATGGGAGTAGTCGTGCCAAAGGTAATAACAGGGAGCCAGGGTGCCGTCACAAGCGACGAACAGGCTTGGCGTCTCCACGAAGGGGCACTGCCGGGGCTCCCTGGCCGCTCGGCTGGGCAGCTCCAGCCGGACGCCCCGCCGCCGGGCCTCATCCTCGGCCAGGGCAAAAACCTCGCGCACCCGCTCCATGCGCTCCAGATCGACGCGCAGGACATTGGGCAGGCTGAATTGCAAATCCCGCCGCCGCGCCTCCTCGATCATGGCCAGGAAAATCTCGACCTGGCGTTGCTGCTCGGGAGTCCGGAACACGGCGTAAAACGAGTCGTAAATACGGTGCAGATTCAGCCCCTCGGCCACGAGCTGCCGTTCCCATTGCCGACAAAAATCCAAGCACCGCCAGGAAACCGGCGTGTAGAGGGTCTGTCGCGCATGCGCCGGATGGTAGGGCAGTATATTGGAAACAATCACGAAACTGGCTCCGCGCCCGGCGCACCAGGCCACGGTCTCGGGGAGGCTTTCGAAATTCCGCGCGCCGACCACGGTTTCGGCGCCAAGTTCCAGGGCCCTGGAGCCCGGACGACGGGCGGCATCACGCATCAGTTCGAAGGCATGCCCCACCTGACCCAGCTCGGCGCCGGCCCGCAGCCGGTTCAATTCGCGCGGGTCCGGCGAATCCACGGAAAAGCAGATCCGATCCAAGCCAGCGGCCATCATCCTTTCGGCCAAATCCTGGGTAAGCAGCATCCCGTTGGACTGAAAACCAACGGTGCATGTATCCGGCACCCTGGCCCGGGCATGGGCGATCAGGGCCGGCAGCTCCGGGTGCAGCAGGGATTCCCCGACGCCGTTGAGATTGAGGATTTCCAGACGGGGAAAAACCGGCGCCAGGGCCTCGAAAACCGAGACGTCCATCAGGGCGTCGTCGCAGTTCCAACCCCGGGACTGCTTGACGCACATGGCGCACCCCAGATTGCACCGGGTGGCCAATTCCACATACAGCTTGAGAGGAACGGTGTTCATGACCGCAAGTCATGGGACAGGGGTCGGGCAGCGTCAATATGACAAAATTGACACAATAGAGACCTAGCCCCGCGCCCCGGGCAGCATCCCCCGAACCAATTCCCCCAGACGTTCCACGCCCCGGGCCAGGTCGGCGCTCCACGGATTGCCCGTGTTCAAGCGGATATGCCCGGCGAATCTGTCCTGAGTGGAAAAAATGGTGCCCGGCGCGATGCTGATGCCCTGCTCCCTGGCCCGATACATAAGCTCCACCGAATCCACGCCGCCGGGCAGTTCCACCCACAGCACGCCGCCACCCTCGGGCCGGCTGACCCGCGTCCCCTCGGGGAAAACCCGCCCCACCCGCAGCTGCATGGCCTGGGTCTGCTCGTGCATCTTGCGGCGCAGGCCTCGCAGATGGCGCTCGTACCGGCCTTCTTGAAGAAAAAGAGCCACGGCCTCCTGGGTCGGCGTCGCCGAGCAGACATTGGTCGTGGCCTTGACCTCGTAGGCCTGGGCGAAAAAACGGCCGGGCATGATCCAGCCGATGCGATAGCCCGGACACAGGGTTTTGGAAAAGGACGAGCACAGAACAACCAGTCCCTTGGTATCGAACATCTTGAAAACCGAAGGGCGGGTCGGGCCAAAATGCAGATCTCCGGCCACGTCGTCCTCGATGAGCGGAATGTCGCGCCCGGCCAGCAGACGCACGATTTCGGCCTTGGCCGCGTCGGGCGTGAGGGACCCATCGGGGTTGTTAAAATTGGGCGTGAAAATGCAAGCCCGGATGTCAAACCGCCCCAATGCCCGTTCCACGTCGCCAGGGTCCACGCCATGGCGGGCGTGGGAGGGAATTTCGATGGAACGCACGCCCTGATTTTCGAGAAGCTGCTGGAAACAAAAATAGGACGGGGCCTGAATCAGCACGTTGTCGCCGGGCCGGACCAGACTGCGCACGGCCACATGCAGGGCCTCCAGCGCGCCGCAGGTGATAAGCATCTCCTCGGGCCGCACGTCCAGACCGGCCTGGGCCGCGCGCAGGGACAGCTGACGGCGCAGGGCGAGGCTGCCCTCCACGGGCAGATAGCCGACCATCTCCCTGGAATCGGTCCGCGCCAATTTGGCCGCGACCCGCCCCAGTTCCCGATGGGGCAGCAGCGCC
This region includes:
- a CDS encoding radical SAM/SPASM family putative metalloenzyme maturase, whose protein sequence is MNTVPLKLYVELATRCNLGCAMCVKQSRGWNCDDALMDVSVFEALAPVFPRLEILNLNGVGESLLHPELPALIAHARARVPDTCTVGFQSNGMLLTQDLAERMMAAGLDRICFSVDSPDPRELNRLRAGAELGQVGHAFELMRDAARRPGSRALELGAETVVGARNFESLPETVAWCAGRGASFVIVSNILPYHPAHARQTLYTPVSWRCLDFCRQWERQLVAEGLNLHRIYDSFYAVFRTPEQQRQVEIFLAMIEEARRRDLQFSLPNVLRVDLERMERVREVFALAEDEARRRGVRLELPSRAAREPRQCPFVETPSLFVACDGTLAPCYYLWHDYSHWLLGAEIRVRQFAFGRVPVDDPLAVWNSDAFVRFRTEARSEEYARCADCSVAPCDYVQGYPHAFERDCYGRVVPCGSCPWSGGGFACLQ
- a CDS encoding ammonium transporter encodes the protein MYTHASPIPALLRPKVWALTSILAATPALALAEGEALSQSNANLLWTLIAAMLVMFMQPGFALVEMGFARAKNAGNILMKNLLDFAAGQPAFFLLGFGLMFGQDIGGAIGSSGFALTGVDPTTDSGQWDLTFWFFQSVFAATSATIISGGIAERTKFAAYIVVSVVVSALIYPISGHWAWGSLWGAGELGKGWLETMGFIDFAGSTVVHSVGGWMALAGALIIGPRIGKYSPDGKARAIPGHNIPMAGLGVFILWFGWFGFNPGSTTAVNGSIGYIAVNTSLAACMGTLGAMVYAWIKHGKPDTSMSLNGALAGLVAITAGCYEVSPVGSLCIGLMAGVLVVASIEFIDQVLKIDDPVGASSVHGVCGMFGTIMVGLFAAPGYGSSVGLLYGGGAGLLTTQIIGATAVFAWAFGTGLALFGLLKVTMGVRASQEEELKGLDITEHGMESYNGFQIFTNE
- a CDS encoding P-II family nitrogen regulator, producing MKLVIAYIRPESLNAVKQELYSKKIYNMSVTNVLGSGRQKGFTETYRGVVLEVNLLKKVRLEIGVNDDFVEPAVEAISAGARTGKEGDGVIFVLECAAAIRIRTQETGPAAMG
- a CDS encoding PLP-dependent aminotransferase family protein, with translation MEEYRYRQIEQQIMQQISSGTLAPGARLPSLRHVGTRSRVAVSTVLQAYAELERKGVIESRPRSGFFVRPGVRELPPPPRTPRPVLRPHTINRSQLIGAVLETVGDRELLPLGINCPSEALLPHRELGRVAAKLARTDSREMVGYLPVEGSLALRRQLSLRAAQAGLDVRPEEMLITCGALEALHVAVRSLVRPGDNVLIQAPSYFCFQQLLENQGVRSIEIPSHARHGVDPGDVERALGRFDIRACIFTPNFNNPDGSLTPDAAKAEIVRLLAGRDIPLIEDDVAGDLHFGPTRPSVFKMFDTKGLVVLCSSFSKTLCPGYRIGWIMPGRFFAQAYEVKATTNVCSATPTQEAVALFLQEGRYERHLRGLRRKMHEQTQAMQLRVGRVFPEGTRVSRPEGGGVLWVELPGGVDSVELMYRAREQGISIAPGTIFSTQDRFAGHIRLNTGNPWSADLARGVERLGELVRGMLPGARG